The following are encoded together in the Tripterygium wilfordii isolate XIE 37 chromosome 3, ASM1340144v1, whole genome shotgun sequence genome:
- the LOC119995242 gene encoding uncharacterized protein LOC119995242, translated as MEQGTSRDGSEPATERFLRQAFQHLRLRDFSSARKYALLLQDSDATRPEPAHILSVADVMLAAERRLPNGSLDWYSILQLDQVRPDSHTQIAMQAQFGKLLSLLNPKENQFPFSQLALNHVCDAWSVLSNRAKKAQYDSEIENYIHKPQNSSQPGRECESSFWTVCPYCYHMYEYEKKYEECCLRCEQCRRAFHGVAVPPPPDSVLEEGNEGYYCGFGIFPLAYKNGDFSEKIENNVGGGDDGSLGDKKEDSCGGLKRSLDNLVEISDDSDDNGGNEENEKGDIYVNLTAKGLEEEAVKEMGEKVEENVGLGEMGCNVEESEESVLRNEGKRPMKRVKSVARNSKKMMGKGKKMHMNVGFGEAVEENNH; from the coding sequence ATGGAGCAAGGAACCAGCAGAGACGGATCTGAACCCGCGACTGAACGCTTtcttagacaagcttttcagcATCTAAGGCTCCGGGACTTCTCTTCTGCCCGCAAGTACGCCCTCCTGCTTCAAGATTCTGACGCGACCCGACCAGAACCAGCTCATATTCTCTCCGTCGCCGATGTTATGCTTGCGGCGGAACGCCGCTTGCCGAATGGCAGCCTTGACTGGTACTCCATCCTCCAGCTCGATCAGGTGCGACCCGATTCTCATACCCAGATAGCCATGCAAGCCCAGTTTGGGAAACTGTTGTCCCTCTTAAACCCCAAGGAGAATCAGTTTCCATTTTCTCAACTGGCCTTGAATCATGTTTGTGATGCCTGGTCTGTGTTGTCTAATCGTGCAAAGAAAGCCCAATACGACTCTGAGATCGAAAATTACATACATAAGCCCCAAAATAGTTCTCAACCTGGAAGAGAATGTGAATCAAGCTTTTGGACTGTGTGTCCCTACTGCTATCATATGTATGAATACGAGAAAAAGTATGAGGAGTGTTGCTTGAGGTGCGAGCAGTGTAGGAGGGCATTTCATGGCGTGGCGGTGCCTCCGCCACCAGATAGTGTTTTGGAGGAGGGGAACGAGGGATACTATTGTGGGTTTGGGATATTCCCTTTGGCATATAAAAATGGTGATTTCTCTGAGAAGATAGAAAATAATGTTGGCGGAGGAGATGATGGTTCCTTGGGGGACAAGAAAGAGGATAGTTGTGGTGGACTTAAGCGCAGTTTGGATAACTTGGTGGAGATTTCTGATGATAGCGATGACAATGGTGGCAATGAAGAGAATGAGAAAGGAGACATTTATGTCAATTTGACCGCCAAGGGATTGGAAGAAGAGGCAGTGAAGGAAATGGGTGAGAAAGTTGAGGAAAATGTGGGACTTGGTGAAATGGGATGTAACGTAGAGGAGAGTGAGGAATCAGTGTTGAGAAATGAAGGGAAAAGGCCAATGAAGAGGGTGAAGTCGGTGGCGAGGAATTCGAAGAAAATGATggggaaagggaaaaaaatgcaTATGAATGTGGGATTTGGAGAAGCTGTTGAAGAAAACAACCATTGA
- the LOC119992492 gene encoding kinesin-like protein KIN-14B, with protein sequence MAEQRNRWNWEVSGFEPRKSSSPFEPEDHRASVAPMVRRYSISAASVLPNPEISSKHALANKVGQLEDKVQAAKEDLLELRQEASDLQEYSNAKLDRVTRYLGVLAEKTRKLDQVAAETEARIYPLTIEKRRLFNDLLTAKGNIKVFCRTRPLFEDEGPSVVEFPDDCTIRVNSGNDNISTPKKDFEFDRVYGPHVGQAEIFNDVQPFVQSSLDGYNVSIFAYGHTCSGKTHTMEGSSHDRGLYFRCFEELFDLTNSDSTSASQYNFSVTVFDLYNEQIRDLLSESGSALPKIQMGSLESFVDLMQEKVDNPLDYSRVLKTAFQCRGSDDASKFNVSHLIITIHICYNNLITGENLYSKLSLVDLAGSEGSIVEDESGDRVTDLLHVMKSLSALGDVLSALTSKKDFVPYENSILTKVLADSLGGSSKTLMIVNVCPNAANLSETLSSLNFSARARSALLSLGNRDTIKKWRDIANDTRKELYEKEKEIQDLKQEGLGLKQALKEANDQCTLLLNEVQKASKVSFTLQTDLKSENIMLMEKHKIEKEQNAQLKNQVAQLLQLEQEQKIEIKQRDSTIQTLQAKIKNMESELNEAQRSSQGGSKLGAEVVSGVQSISNATGDDMDSSAVTRKLEEELKKRDALIERLHEENEKLFDRLTEKASLVASPQLSSPLAKGSVNVQPREVERDGNNDKGHSTDVLPLPLSEGTVALVKSNSDKVKTTRAGEYMTAALNDFDPEQYDSLAAISDGANKLLMLVLAAVIKAGASREHEILAEIRDAVFSFIRKMEPKRVMDTMLVSRVRILYIRSLLSRSPELQSIKVSPVECFLEKASTGRSRSSSRSSSPGRSPVRYVDEKIQGFKVNIKQEKKSKLSSVVLRMRGIDQDTWRQQVTGGKLMEIQEEAKSFATGNKALAALFVHTPAGELQRQIRSWLAENFEFLSVTGDDAMGGATGQLELLSTAIMDGWMAGLGAAMPPSTDALGQLLSEYSKRVYASQLQHLKDIAGTLATEDAEDAAQVAKLRSALESVDHKRRKILQQMRSDAALLTLQDGGSPVQNPSTAAEDARLASLISLDGILKQVKEILRQSSVSAMSKSKKKTLLASLDELAEWMPSLLDIDHPCAQRQIAEARHLVESIPEEADRLYEASHVHKPSAELGSGTETDVAQWNVLQFNTGSTTPFIIKCGANSNSELVIKADARVQEPKGGEIVRVVPKPSVLENMSLEDMKQLFSELPEALSLLALARTADGTRARYSRLYRTLAMKVPSLRDLVGELEKGGMLKDTRS encoded by the exons ATGGCCGAGCAGAGAAACAGATGGAACTGGGAGGTGAGCGGGTTCGAGCCGAGGAAGTCATCGTCTCCTTTTGAGCCCGAGGATCACAGGGCGAGTGTTGCGCCGATGGTTCGGCGCTACTCGATCTCGGCGGCCTCAGTTTTGCCGAATCCAGAGATTTCATCGAAGCACGCACTGGCCAACAAGGTCGGGCAATTGGAGGACAAAGTTCAG GCTGCGAAAGAAGATTTGTTGGAGTTAAGACAAGAAGCAAGTGACCTGCAAGAATACTCTAATGCCAAACTTGATCGAGTTACGCGTTATTTGGGTGTTCTTGCTGAGAAAACTCGTAAATTAG ATCAAGTTGCCGCTGAAACTGAGGCTAGAATATACCCTCTGACAATTGAGAAGAGAAGGTTGTTTAATGACTTATTGACAGCCAAAG GAAACATAAAGGTATTTTGTCGTACAAGACCAttatttgaagatgaaggtCCCTCTGTTGTTGAATTTCCTGATGATTGTACAATCCGTGTCAATTCTGGCAATGACAACATCTCCACCCCCAAAAAGGATTTTGAGTTCGACAGAGTTTATGGACCTCATGTAGGGCAAG CTGAAATTTTCAATGATGTTCAGCCTTTTGTGCAATCTTCTCTGGATGGATATAATGTTTCCATATTTGCTTACGGGCACACTTGCTCGGGAAAGACACATACTATG GAAGGATCTAGCCATGATCGCGGTTTATACTTTCGCTGTTTTGAGGAATTGTTTGATTTAACCAACTCAGACTCAACTTCTGCTTCTCAATACAACTTTTCAGTTACAGTATTTGACCTCTACAACGAACAG ATTCGGGATTTACTCTCAGAATCTGGGAGTGCTTTACCAAAGATACAAATGGGATCACTGGAATCTTTCGTTGATCTCATGCAGGAAAAAGTTGATAATCCATTGGACTACTCTAGAGTATTAAAAACTGCATTTCAGTGCAGAGGAAGTGATGATGCATCAAAGTTCAATGTTTCTCATTT GATCATTACAATTCATATATGTTACAACAATTTGATCACTGGAGAAAACTTATACAGTAAGCTTTCTCTGGTCGACTTGGCTGGTAGTGAAGGTTCAATTGTGGAAGACGAAAGTGGAGACCGTGTGACAGACTTGCTTCATGTCATGAAATCGCTTTCAGC GTTGGGAGATGTTTTATCTGCTCTGACTTCTAAGAAGGATTTTGTTCCTTATGAGAACTCAATACTTACGAAAGTATTGGCAGACTCGCTAG GGGGAAGCTCCAAAACTTTGATGATAGTCAATGTTTGTCCAAATGCTGCAAATTTGTCCGAGACATTATCATCCCTGAATTTCTCTGCCAGAGCTCGAAGTGCTCTGCTAAGCCTTGGAAACCGTGATACAATTAAGAAATGGAGAGACATT GCAAATGATACGCGCAAGGAGTTGTacgaaaaggaaaaagaaatccAAGACCTAAAACAAGAGGGCTTGGGATTAAAGCAAGCTCTTAAAGAGGCAAATGATCAGTGTACGCTACTCCTTAATGAGGTTCAGAAGGCCTCAAAAGTTTCTTTCACACTGCAGACTGATTTAAAG TCAGAGAACATTATGCTTatggaaaaacataaaatagagaAGGAACAAAATGCTCAGCTAAAAAATCAAGTAGCTCAACTATTACAATtggaacaagaacaaaagataGAGATAAAACAACGAGATTCTACTATTCAGACGTTGCAG gccaaaataaaaaacatggaATCAGAACTCAATGAAGCCCAACGTTCCAGTCAAGGTGGGTCAAAACTTGGCGCAGAAGTGGTTTCTGGAGTTCAGTCAATTTCCAATGCAACTGGGGATGACATGGATTCTTCAGCAGTGACTAGGAAACTTGAAGAAGAACTTAAAAAGCGTGATGCTCTGATTGAG AGGTtgcatgaagaaaatgagaaattgTTTGATAGATTGACAGAGAAGGCTTCTTTGGTTGCTTCACCTCAG CTGTCAAGTCCATTAGCTAAAGGATCAGTGAATGTTCAGCCTCGGGAAGTTGAAAG GGATGGTAATAACGATAAAGGCCATTCGACAGATGTTCTTCCTTTGCCTTTAAGTGAGGGCACGGTTGCTTTGGTTAAGTCAAATTCTGATAAGGTTAAAACAACCCGTGCGGGAGAATACATGACTGCAGCTCTCAATGACTTTGATCCTGAACAATATGACAGCCTTGCAGCCATTTCAGATGGTGCAAACAAGCTTTTGATGCTG GTTTTGGCAGCAGTCATTAAAGCAGGTGCTTCTAGAGAGCATGAAATACTTGCTGAAATTAGAGATGCTGTATTCTCTTTTATCCGTAAAATGGAACCCAAAAGGGTAATGGATACTATGCTTGTGTCCCGTGTCAGGATATTGTATATCAGATCCTTGCTTTCAAGATCACCTGAGTTGCAGTCCATCAAG GTGTCCCCTGTTGAGTGCTTTTTGGAAAAGGCGAGTACTGGGCGCAGTAGAAGCTCTAGTCGGAGTAGCAGCCCAGGAAGATCTCCTGTGCGTTATGTTGATGAGAAGATTCAGGGGTTTAAAGTCAACATTAAGCAAGAAAAGAAATCCAAGCTATCATCTGTTGTTCTGAGAATGCGAGGAATTGATCAG GATACGTGGAGGCAGCAGGTTACTGGTGGAAAACTGATGGAAATACAGGAGGAAGCCAAAAGTTTTGCGACTGGAAACAAGGCTCTCGCTGCGCTCTTTGTCCACACTCCAGCTGGTGAGCTGCAGCGTCAAATTAGGTCCTGGCTTGCCGAAAACTTTGAGTTTCTTTCTGTTACTGGGGATGATGCAATGGGGGGAGCCACTGGCCAATTAGAGCTTCTCTCAACTGCAATTATGGATGGTTGGATGGCTGGGCTTGGTGCGGCCATGCCCCCGAGTACTGATGCTCTCGGTCAGCTTCTATCTGAATATTCGAAACGGGTCTATGCCTCTCAGTTGCAGCACTTGAAA GATATTGCTGGCACTTTAGCAACTGAGGACGCAGAAGATGCTGCACAAGTAGCAAAGCTGCGTTCGGCTCTCGAGTCTGTTGACCACAAAAGAAGAAAG ATTTTGCAACAAATGAGAAGTGATGCAGCCTTACTAACATTGCAAGATGGAGGATCACCAGTACAAAATCCTTCTACAGCAGCAGAAGATGCACGACTGGCGTCTCTTATTTCTCTTGATGGCATATTGAAGCAAGTCAAG GAAATACTGAGACAATCCTCTGTAAGTGCCATGagtaaaagcaagaaaaaaacattGCTCGCATCTCTAGATGAACTTGCAGAATGGATGCCTTCCCTTCTTGATATTGATCATCCTTGTGCCCAACGGCAAATTGCAGAGGCCCGGCATCTTGTGGAG TCAATTCCTGAAGAAGCTGACCGCCTTTATGAAGCATCACACGTACATAAACCATCTGCAGAATTGGGTTCTGGTACTGAAACTGATGTGGCACAGTGGAATGTTCTGCAGTTCAACACGGGCTCAACAACCCcatttattataaaatgtgGTGCTAACTCAAATTCTGAACTAGTCATAAAAGCAGATGCCCGAGTTCAGGAACCAAAAGGTGGTGAAATTGTAAGGGTAGTCCCAAAACCATCTGTCCTGGAAAATATGAGCTTGGAGGATATGAAACAGTTATTCTCTGAACTCCCCGAGGCTCTGAGCTTGCTTGCCCTGGCAAGAACTGCAGATGGTACTCGAGCTCGTTATTCTAGACTGTACAGGACTTTGGCCATGAAGGTTCCATCACTGAGGGACCTGGTTGGTGAGCTTGAAAAGGGGGGAATGTTAAAGGATACAAGGTCATGA
- the LOC119985193 gene encoding uncharacterized protein LOC119985193 — MAVSLTRFSWWLWGSKEKEAVSNGSSLSNSSEWGSGVRETDSVKFPTKLTSSRKVKKRWQSREERRVETERDVVFLSGSESDGPDWSIGWVEPHGSDFRSDDESDDGFAVLVPCYRPGCKELVETSSDQLLSAIKNLPNELSSEGRNYMEWLSSLQNF, encoded by the exons ATGGCTGTATCCTTAACCCGGTTTTCATGGTGGTTATGGGGTAGCAAAGAGAAAGAGGCAGTCTCCAATGGTTCTTCTTTAAGTAACTCTTCTGAGTGGGGTTCTGGAGTGAGAGAGACTGATTCTGTTAAGTTCCCTACAAAATTAACCTCATCAAGGAAGGTTAAGAAGAGATGGCAGAGTAGGGAAGAAAGGAGAGTAGAGACGGAACGTGATGTGGTTTTCTTGTCCGGGTCTGAATCTGACGGTCCTGACTGGTCTATTGGATGGGTGGAGCCTCATGGATCAGATTTTCGAAGTGATGATGAGTCTGATGATGGTTTTGCAGTGCTGGTGCCTTGTTATAGACCGGGTTGTAAAGAACTTGTTGAGACGTCTAGTGACCAGCTTTTGAGTGCCATCAAGAACCTCCCAAATGAATTGTCTTCTG AGGGAAGGAACTATATGGAATGGCTCTCTTCTCTTCAGAATTTTTGA
- the LOC119995324 gene encoding very-long-chain (3R)-3-hydroxyacyl-CoA dehydratase PASTICCINO 2A-like, translated as MALLKRLYLSIYNWAVFVGWLQVLVLTLKTLNESGHERVYSAMERPLLWAQTAAVLEIIHGLVGLVRSPVTATLPQIGSRLYVTWGILWSFPQVQTHFFVSSLVISWSITEIIRYSFFGMKEALGFAPSWLLWLRYSSFLLMYITGISSEVGLIYLALPYMKESGKYSLRMPNKWNFSFDYFYFAFLVLGIYVPGSPHLYGYMLGQRKRALAKSKRE; from the exons ATGGCACTCCTCAAGCGACTATACCTCTCCATCTACAACTGGGCGGTATTCGTTGGATG GCTTCAGGTATTGGTTCTGACATTAAAGACACTAAACGAATCTGGCCATGAACGAGTCTACAGTGCCATGGAAAGGCCTCTATTGTGGGCTCAAACCGCCGCAGTGTTGGAGATTATTCATGGTCTAGTGG GATTGGTGAGGTCTCCTGTAACAGCTACACTGCCACAAATAGGTTCTAGGTTGTATGTAACATGGGGTATTCTATGGAGTTTCCCTCAG GTCCAGACCCACTTTTTCGTTAGCTCTTTGGTTATCAGCTGGTCCATAACAGAG ATTATTCGCTATTCCTTCTTTGGAATGAAGGAGGCACTTGGTTTTGCACCATCATGGCTCTTATGGCTTAG GTATAGTTCCTTTTTGTTGATGTATATAACTGGCATCTCCAGTGAAGTTGGTCTGATATATCTTGCCCTGCCTTACATGAAG GAGTCCGGAAAGTATAGTTTAAGGATGCCCAACAAATGGAACTTCTCTTTTGATTACTTCTACTTTGCATTTCTCGTTCTCGGTATCTATGTCCCAG GGAGCCCTCACTTGTATGGCTACATGCTTGGGCAAAGGAAGAGAGCCCTTGCAAAATCCAAAAGGGAATAA
- the LOC119995166 gene encoding O-fucosyltransferase 39-like — protein sequence MKVQYQRSGALSGFLVLIFPVFLPGLFSPLSHASPSMLSELNAPKPKHSSLLNSALQRQSSNEKQSDLWTPLADQGWRPCVESTNAPSTPQESQGYLQVFLDGGLNQQRMGICDAVAVARLLNATLVIPHLEVNPVWQDSSSFMDIFDVDHFIETLKDDINIVRELPDDFSWSTREFYAAAIRTTRIKTAPVHASANWYLENVLPVLESYGIAAIAPFSHRLAFDNLPMDIQLLRCKVNFQALVFVPHITALGDELVSRLRYPSDSSEALDNDHLRETTDAVVKQGARKFVALHLRFDKDMAAHSACDFGGGKAEKLALAKYRQLIWQGRVLNSQFTDEELRSQGRCPLTPEEIGLLLAALGFDNTTRLYLASHKVYGGEARISTLRKLFPLMEDKKSLASSEERVSIKGKASLLAAVDYYVGMHSDIFISASPGNMHNALVGHRTFENLKTIRPNMALLGPLFLNKSISWSDFQEAVVEGHGNREGQIRLRNPKQSIYTYPAPDCMCNVKG from the exons ATGAAGGTTCAGTATCAGAGAAGTGGAGCTCTTTCTGGGTTCTTGGTTCTCATCTTTCCTGTTTTCTTACCTGGATTGTTTAGTCCATTGAGCCATGCTTCTCCTTCTATGCTCTCG GAGTTGAATGCTCCAAAACCCAAGCACTCATCTCTATTGAATAGTGCTTTGCAACGACAGAGT TCAAATGAAAAGCAGTCTGATCTCTGGACTCCTTTGGCTGACCAAGGATGGAGGCCATGTGTTGAATCGACGAATGCCCCCT CAACACCACAAGAATCGCAGGGATATCTCCAGGTATTTCTTGACGGAGGATTGAATCAGCAGAGAATGGGG ATTTGTGATGCTGTTGCGGTTGCTAGATTACTGAATGCAACACTTGTGATTCCACATCTTGAAGTAAACCCTGTTTGGCAAGATTCAAG CTCGTTCATGGATATATTCGATGTCGATCACTTTATAGAGACATTAAAAGATGACATAAATATAGTAAGAGAGCTGCCTGATGATTTTTCCTGGAGCACAAGGGAATTTTATGCCGCGGCTATTCGAACGACTAGGATTAAAACGGCACCTGTTCATGCTTCAGCTAACTGGTATCTAGAGAATGTCTTGCCTGTACTGGAGAG TTATGGAATTGCTGCTATTGCCCCATTCTCTCACCGTTTGGCATTTGACAACTTGCCTATGGACATCCAACTGTTACGCTGTAAAGTTAATTTTCAAGCATTAGTTTTTGTTCCCCACATTACAGCACTGGGAGATGAACTCGTCAGTCGCCTTCGCTATCCTTCAGATAGCAGTGAAGCACTTGATAATGACCACCTACGAGAAACCACTGATGCTGTTGTCAAACAAGGTGCTCGGAAATTTGTTGCACTACATCTTCGCTTCGACAAG GATATGGCTGCCCATTCAGCTTGTGATTTTGGCGGGGGCAAAGCTGAAAAACTGGCTCTGGCCAAGTACAGACAATTGATTTGGCAGGGAAGAGTCCTAAACTCCCAGTTCACTGATGAAGAGTTGAGAAGTCAGGGGCGTTGCCCTTTGACTCCAGAAGAGATTGGATTACTATTGGCAGCTTTGGGCTTTGACAACACAACTCGTCTTTATCTTGCCTCCCACAAG gtttatggtgGGGAAGCTAGGATTTCAACTTTACGCAAGTTGTTTCCACTGATGGAAGACAAAAAAAGCCTTGCTTCTTCAGAAGAACGGGTCAGCATTAAAGGCAAGGCTTCTTTGTTAGCTGCAGTTGATTACTATGTTGGCATGCACAGCGACATCTTTATCTCCGCTTCTCCAGGGAACATGCACAATGCACTG GTGGGACATCGAACTTTTGAGAACTTGAAGACGATCAGGCCGAACATGGCACTGTTGGGCCCACTCTTCCTGAACAAAAGTATTAGCTGGTCAGATTTCCAGGAGGCAGTGGTTGAAGGGCATGGAAACAGAGAAGGGCAGATCAGGTTAAGGAACCCTAAAcagtccatatatacataccctGCCCCTGATTGTATGTGTAATGTTAAAGGGTGA
- the LOC119995323 gene encoding MADS-box protein JOINTLESS-like → MVREKIQIKKIDNATARQVTFSKRRRGLFKKAEELSVLCDADVALIVFSSTGKLFDYSSSSMKEILERHHLHSKNLEKMEQPSLELQLVENSNMSRLSKEVAEKSHLLRQMRGEELQGLRIEDLQQLEKSLETGLRRVIERKGEKIMKEITDLQRKGMLLMEENERLRQQVVEISTSRKRQQRFTTESDDQNVVYEEGLSSESVTDASNNSGGPPPHDIESSDTSLKLGLPY, encoded by the exons ATGGTTCGAGAGAAGATACAGATCAAGAAGATCGATAATGCGACGGCGAGGCAGGTGACCTTCTCCAAGAGAAGGAGAGGGCTTTTCAAGAAGGCTGAGGAGCTATCAGTTCTCTGTGATGCTGACGTCGCGCTTATTGTCTTCTCTTCTACTGGCAAGCTCTTTGACTACTCCAGCTCTAg CATGAAGGAAATACTGGAGAGGCATCATTTGCACTCAAAAAACCTTGAGAAGATGGAGCAACCATCTCTTGAGCTGCAG CTGGTAGAGAACAGCAACATGTCCAGGTTGAGTAAAGAAGTTGCAGAAAAAAGCCATCTattaag GCAAATGAGAGGGGAAGAACTGCAAGGATTAAGGATAGAAGATTTGCAGCAGCTCGAAAAGTCTCTTGAAACCGGATTGCGCCGTGTCATTGAAAGGAAG GGTGAAAAAATCATGAAGGAGATCACTGACCTTCAAAGAAAG GGAATGTTATTGATGGAAGAGAACGAGCGTTTAAGACAACAA GTGGTGGAGATATCAACAAGTAGGAAAAGGCAGCAGCGCTTTACAACTGAATCTGATGATCAGAATGTGGTGTATGAGGAAGGCCTGTCGTCAGAGAGTGTCACTGATGCCAGCAACAACTCCGGTGGGCCTCCTCCCCATGACATTGAAAGCTCAGATACGTCACTCAAGTTGGG GTTACCTTATTGA